A genome region from Hevea brasiliensis isolate MT/VB/25A 57/8 chromosome 7, ASM3005281v1, whole genome shotgun sequence includes the following:
- the LOC110662783 gene encoding formin-like protein 6 produces MKAQTHHHFSFFFILLLFNTSLSSLPKATAAIQHSTAGPKTQRRILHQPLYPVSSAPPPLTDSSAPPPPPNSQVFPTPDQPFFPEVPTGPTPDRSQPPPASTANGTIPIPTATQPAKPAKKVAIAISVGIVTLGMLSGLAFFLYRHRVKHSSDTQKLVGDNSQRFPDESAVPNSSVLYMGTVQPGRTSGEVNGTTNEANVSPYRKLNSIKRSDRYRPSPDLQPLPPLPRPPSQHDNDNENSPSPSVSSSDEESHGTAFYTPQGSTISNDDGYHTPVPVSGSRPVSNSNWPKPANGTSVPYSKRTSPKPRFSSVSSSEMKHVIIPSIKQPLPSPVPPPPPPPPPALLQQDKADNIEPSSYFPKRPKFSAPPPPPNLVLLRSINNQQSSKISPPLPPPPPPPPPPPPPPPPQPLAMSTPTKIGSSETAKASVSSTPATVSSKQPSCTPSPRSSSKTETPIIIEHVDRGISSSEKTDAEEQDGAKPKLKPLHWDKVRATSDRATVWDQLKSSSFQLNEDMMESLFGCNSKNSIPKEPTRRSVLPPVEQENRVLDPKKSQNIAILLRALNVTRDEVSEALSDGNPEGLGAELLETLVKMAPTKEEEIKLREYSGDGSKLGSAERFLKAVLDIPFAFKRVEAMLYRANFDTEVKYLRKSFQTLEAASEELKNSRLFLKLLEAVLRTGNRMNVGTNRGDAKAFKLDTLLKLVDIKGTDGKTTLLHFVVQEIIRSEGAGTDSTNKNHQESTHSKFREDDFRKQGLQVVSGLSRDLSNVKKAAGMDSDVLSSYVSKLELGLEKVRLVLQYEKPDMHGKFFNSMKLFLREAEEEIIRIKVDERKSLSHVKEVTEYFHGDAAKEEAHPFRIFMIVRDFLTILDQVCKEVGQMQDKTMMGSARSFRISASASLPVLNRYNVRQDRSSDEESSSP; encoded by the exons ATGAAAGCTCAAACTCATCATCATTTCAGCttcttttttattctattattattcAACACATCATTATCATCTCTGCCCAAAGCTACAGCTGCAATTCAACACTCTACTGCTGGTCCCAAAACTCAGAGAAGAATCCTCCACCAGCCTTTATACCCTGTCAGCTCAGCCCCACCACCGCTGACAGACTCATCAGCACCACCCCCACCGCCTAATAGCCAGGTCTTTCCCACCCCAGACCAGCCCTTCTTCCCCGAGGTCCCAACTGGGCCGACCCCGGATCGAAGTCAACCACCACCAGCATCAACAGCCAATGGCACCATTCCAATCCCAACGGCAACACAACCTGCGAAACCGGCTAAGAAAGTGGCAATTGCAATCTCAGTTGGGATTGTCACTCTGGGAATGCTATCGGGTCTTGCATTCTTTTTATACCGCCACCGGGTTAAGCACTCAAGCGACACTCAGAAACTCGTCGGAGACAATTCTCAAAGATTCCCAGACGAATCGGCAGTGCCTAACTCGAGCGTTCTTTACATGGGCACTGTACAGCCAGGCAGGACATCGGGTGAAGTAAATGGAACAACAAACGAGGCCAATGTTTCCCCTTATCGTAAGCTAAATTCTATCAAGAGATCTGATCGGTATAGGCCTAGCCCTGATTTGCAGCCTCTGCCCCCATTGCCGAGGCCTCCTTCTCAACATGACAATGACAACGAGAATTCTCCATCTCCTTCGGTTTCATCGTCGGACGAGGAGAGCCACGGGACTGCGTTTTACACACCCCAGGGCTCCACCATCAGTAATGATGACGGCTATCACACGCCGGTGCCAGTTTCAGGTTCGCGCCCGGTTAGTAATAGCAATTGGCCTAAGCCTGCTAATGGTACTTCTGTTCCTTATTCTAAAAGGACCTCTCCCAAGCCGAGATTCTCTTCGGTTTCCTCGTCGGAAATGAAGCACGTGATCATACCTTCAATAAAGCAACCATTACCATCACCAGTGCCTCCGcctcctcctccaccacctccagcACTATTACAGCAAGATAAAGCTGACAATATTGAACCGAGTTCGTATTTTCCGAAAAGGCCAAAATTCTCCGCGCCTCCACCACCACCAAATTTGGTCCTCCTACGATCAATAAACAACCAACAATCAAGTAAAATTTCACCTCCGCTTCCGcctccgcctccacctcctccaccaCCACCGCCGCCGCCTCCTCCACAGCCGCTGGCAATGTCAACTCCAACGAAAATAGGATCCTCGGAAACAGCTAAAGCAAGTGTTTCTTCGACGCCTGCCACCGTGTCATCGAAGCAACCGTCCTGTACACCAAGCCCCAGATCCAGTTCCAAGACTGAAACGCCGATAATAATTGAGCATGTAGATAGAGGGATTAGTTCCTCAGAGAAAACTGATGCAGAAGAGCAGGATGGAGCAAAGCCCAAGTTAAAGCCCCTGCACTGGGACAAGGTGAGGGCAACCTCAGACCGAGCCACAGTGTGGGACCAGCTCAAATCCAGCTCGTTTCA ATTAAATGAGGACATGATGGAGAGTCTTTTCGGCTGCAATTCAAAGAATTCGATTCCAAAAGAACCCACAAGAAGGTCAGTTCTCCCTCCTGTTGAGCAAGAGAACAGAGTGTTGGATCCAAAGAAGTCACAGAACATAGCTATCCTGTTAAGAGCACTGAATGTGACTCGAGATGAAGTCTCTGAAGCTCTTTCAGATG GCAACCCAGAAGGCTTGGGTGCTGAGCTTTTGGAAACTTTGGTAAAGATGGCTCCAACCAAAGAGGAAGAAATAAAACTTCGAGAATACAGTGGTGACGGCTCCAAATTAGGGTCTGCAGAACGATTTCTCAAGGCAGTACTTGATATTCCATTTGCTTTCAAAAGAGTTGAAGCCATGCTATATAGAGCCAATTTTGACACAGAAGTTAAATATTTGAGGAAATCTTTTCAAACCCTAGAG GCAGCAAGTGAGGAACTGAAAAATAGCCGGCTTTTTCTAAAACTCCTTGAAGCTGTTCTCAGAACAGGGAACCGGATGAATGTTGGCACCAACCGTGGTGATGCTAAAGCATTTAAACTTGATACACTCCTAAAACTTGTAGATATAAAGGGAACTGATGGGAAGACAACATTGCTTCACTTTGTGGTCCAGGAAATCATTAGATCTGAAGGTGCAGGAACTGATTCTACAAATAAGAATCATCAGGAAAGTACACACTCTAAGTTTAGGGAGGATGATTTCAGGAAGCAAGGATTGCAGGTTGTGTCTGGACTGAGCAGAGATCTCAGCAATGTCAAGAAGGCAGCAGGGATGGACTCTGATGTTCTAAGCAGTTATGTTTCGAAGCTTGAACTGGGGCTTGAGAAAGTCAGATTGGTTTTGCAATATGAGAAGCCAGATATGCACGgtaaatttttcaactcaatgaaGCTGTTTCTAAGAGAGGCTGAAGAGGAAATCATTAGAATCAAGGTTGATGAAAGAAAGTCTCTATCCCATGTGAAGGAGGTCACAGAGTACTTTCATGGGGATGCAGCGAAGGAGGAAGCTCACCCTTTCAGGATTTTCATGATTGTAAGAGATTTCCTAACCATATTGGATCAAGTGTGCAAGGAAGTGGGACAGATGCAGGATAAAACAATGATGGGCTCTGCCAGATCCTTTCGAATATCTGCGAGTGCTTCACTGCCAGTTCTCAACAGATATAATGTGAGACAAGATAGAAGTTCAGATGAGGAAAGCTCTTCTCCTTGA
- the LOC110662784 gene encoding cyclin-D5-1, which translates to MADFDTSLSTLLCQEDDASCFNLSEDDYTCCYDSNFESCFVLESEEIEYIEKMVERERSSGSRTYIMSSGDCLTTSFNWLKCARLDAVEWIFNTRAIFGFRFHTAYLSVIYFDRFLSKRSIDDGKLWAIRLLSLACLSLAAKMEECRVPPLSEFPVEDYCFENKVIQRMELLVLNTLEWKMGSTTPFSYLHYFISKICGESRPKETISRAVELILALIKEINLLDYQPSIVAAAAVLAASDNQLTKQELELKMKVISSWGSLESENIFSCYIVMQEIEMGKLKTPKQFLSPSTSSIHSSSIAVVENSCFTSSGAGTKRRLTYSDCDQNCPVKKICRHNQ; encoded by the exons ATGGCCGACTTTGATACTTCTCTGTCTACTCTTTTGTGTCAAGAAGATGATGCTTCTTGTTTCAATCTAAGTGAAGATGACTATACTTGTTGTTACGACTCCAACTTTGAGTCTTGTTTTGTTTTAGAGAGTGAAGAGATTGAATACATTGAGAAAATGGTTGAAAGGGAGAGGAGTTCAGGATCTAGAACTTATATAATGTCTTCTGGGGATTGTTTAACCACCAGTTTTAACTGGTTAAAATGTGCACGATTGGATGCCGTTGAATGGATTTTCAAT ACACGAGCAATCTTTGGATTTCGGTTTCACACAGCTTATCTTTCAGTGATTTACTTTGACCGGTTTCTTTCAAAAAGATCCATTGAT GATGGGAAATTGTGGGCTATTCGATTACTGTCTCTGGCTTGTTTGTCATTGGCAGCAAAGATGGAGGAGTGCAGAGTTCCTCCCTTATCAGAGTTTCCGGTGGAAGATTATTGCTTTGAAAATAAAGTGATTCAAAGAATGGAGTTGCTGGTATTGAATACCTTGGAGTGGAAAATGGGTTCAACCACTCCTTTTTCTTATCTACATTACTTCATCAGTAAAATCTGTGGTGAATCCAGACCAAAGGAAACAATCTCTAGAGCTGTGGAACTTATTCTGGCACTGATAAAAG AGATTAATTTGTTGGATTATCAACCATCCATTGTCGCAGCGGCTGCAGTATTAGCTGCATCTGATAATCAATTAACAAAACAAGAATTGGAGCTCAAGATGAAAGTAATTTCATCATGGGGTTCTCTGGAAAGT GAGAATATATTTTCCTGTTATATTGTAATGCAGGAAATAGAAATGGgaaaacttaagacaccaaagcaATTTCTTTCTCCTAGTACATCATCAATCCATTCTAGTTCAATTGCTGTTGTTGAGAATTCTTGCTTCACTTCCTCTGGAGCTGGCACTAAAAGAAGACTCACATACAGCGACTGTGATCAAAATTGTCCGGTAAAGAAAATCTGTCGTCATAATCAGTGA